One part of the Rutidosis leptorrhynchoides isolate AG116_Rl617_1_P2 chromosome 1, CSIRO_AGI_Rlap_v1, whole genome shotgun sequence genome encodes these proteins:
- the LOC139875964 gene encoding protein FANTASTIC FOUR 2-like, whose protein sequence is MAIVVCQGLQSCLEPMKIESVVTTQNLSSKPVLMIQKPKLDANTKNSESVNKAIGWSFLSILEKPSSNVVKNEEVYIHPMAKRSASTLSNMSLEMCTESLGTETGSDVSESSDEFNSAEIERFGSFVRTKSQNFDRKMLSHRRVNGGFPPPLTSISGSDGIVKVSPHREGGRLVIKAVSVSDCGIKFEAERTNGKLTLSLLKDFSGNNKSGRVKMENEGFKEQCCDGDVEDGGSRVINGNKRKVGTKTGIRLPKRMSRLTSSFKEMNKFGSNKCKYGENKNEVMIRNWSLFRVVIS, encoded by the coding sequence ATGGCCATAGTTGTGTGTCAAGGCTTGCAATCATGCCTCGAGCCTATGAAAATCGAATCGGTTGTCACAACCCAAAATTTGTCTTCAAAACCTGTCCTAATGATTCAAAAACCAAAACTTGATGCGAATACTAAGAATAGTGAGAGTGTTAACAAGGCAATAGGATGGAGTTTTCTTAGTATTCTTGAAAAACCATCATCAAATGTTGTTAAGAATGAGGAAGTTTATATTCATCCAATGGCGAAGCGTTCTGCTTCGACATTGAGTAACATGAGCTTGGAAATGTGTACGGAGAGTTTAGGTACTGAAACTGGGAGTGATGTTAGTGAAAGTAGTGACGAGTTTAATTCAGCGGAAATAGAAAGGTTTGGTAGTTTTGTACGaacaaaatctcaaaattttgatcgTAAAATGCTGAGTCACCGCAGAGTCAATGGCGGCTTTCCGCCGCCATTAACCTCTATTAGTGGCTCAGACGGTATTGTGAAAGTTAGCCCTCATAGGGAAGGTGGAAGGTTGGTTATCAAAGCGGTTAGTGTTTCCGATTGTGGTATTAAGTTTGAAGCAGAACGTACAAATGGAAAACTAACACTTTCTTTGTTGAAGGACTTTAGTGGAAATAATAAAAGTGGAAGGGTTAAAATGGAAAATGAAGGGTTCAAAGAACAGTGTTGTGATGGTGACGTGGAAGATGGTGGCAGTCGAGTTATAAATGGAAATAAAAGAAAAGTTGGGACCAAAACAGGAATCCGATTACCAAAAAGAATGTCTAGGTTAACAAGCTCGTTCAAAGAAATGAACAAGTTTGGGTCAAACAAATGCAAATACGGTGAAAACAAAAACGAAGTGATGATAAGAAACTGGAGTTTGTTTCGGGTTGTGATTTCTTGA